The DNA region GATGAAGATTTTTTAAGACTTGAAGAAATTGTCTATAATAATGATCTAGAAGCATTTAAAAGAGAATTTGAAAATGGCATGGATCCTGATATTCAAAATATATACGGATGGACCCCGCTTCATATTGCCATAAGAAGAGACAGAAGAGACATGGTTGAATATCTTTGGGAACAAGGTGCTGATATTGATAAAGTAGATGGTGTAGGATGGACCCCGCTTATGGAAGCTGTTATGGATGATATGCCAGAAATATGTGCCTTTCTTATAGAAAAAGGTGCTGACGTTACTATCGCCAA from Sulfurovum xiamenensis includes:
- a CDS encoding ankyrin repeat domain-containing protein is translated as MEDEDFLRLEEIVYNNDLEAFKREFENGMDPDIQNIYGWTPLHIAIRRDRRDMVEYLWEQGADIDKVDGVGWTPLMEAVMDDMPEICAFLIEKGADVTIANKRGGTAGMIAQKFGRESMLKYFK